From a single Erpetoichthys calabaricus chromosome 1, fErpCal1.3, whole genome shotgun sequence genomic region:
- the sapcd1 gene encoding suppressor APC domain-containing protein 1, which produces MSCSASYTVVIIPLQNSRRSKEALRFFLWLKLLKELEKEKDCLCNGLEVLERARLWFCQQIYKLQCKQQVVGTNTLDWRVSAGHHHHQARIQEMNFCLNKLSSLMNMKPASYQLTGTHDVKQEIISAIQVKNRMLMKESSEKTLKISLLEQERNDLIQQLNELQSHIKHGCLPENAVPH; this is translated from the exons ATGTCCTGCTCAGCAAGCTACACTGTGGTTATCATCCCTCTTCAGAACAGTCGGAGGAGTAAGGAAGCACTCAGATTCTTCCTCTGG CTGAAACTGTTGAAAGAATTAGAGAAAGAGAAGGATTGTCTCTGTAATGGTCTTGAAGTCTTGGAGAGAGCCCGCCTTTGGTTCTGCCAGCAAATCTACAAGCTGCAATGTAAACAGCAAGTGGTTGGGACCAATACATTGGACTGG CGTGTCTCTGCAGGGCACCATCATCACCAGGCTCGTATTCAAGAAATGAACTTCTGTCTTAACAAACTCTCAAGCCTTATGAACATGAAACCTGCTTCTTATCAACTGACTGGCACACATGATGTTAAGCAGGAGATCATCTCTGCAATTCaagtcaagaatagaatgttaatGAAG GAATCAAGTGAGAAGACACTGAAGATTTCACTTTTGGAGCAAGAAAGAAATGACCTCATACAGCAACTGAATGAACTTCAATCTCATATCAAACATGGATGCTTGCCTGAAAATGCTGTTCCCCACTGA